From Candidatus Zixiibacteriota bacterium, one genomic window encodes:
- the arsM gene encoding arsenite methyltransferase, with translation MSQAKPIKDVVRKKYAALAQGAASPCCAKDPCCGDATSDISTGYSREELSRIPQKANLGLGCGNPIAQAGIHSGEIVVDLGSGAGIDCFLAAQRVGERGYVIGIDMTEAMLDRARENARSGGYTNVEFRLGEIEDIPVDPGSIDLVISNCVINLAPDKERVFREIYRILRPGGRFCVSDVVAKGTIPADVRADMEKWAGCIAGALDKQEYLDIVRRVGFGDITIKSEVDYDYQKSDGYSLASITLLARKPNGFAG, from the coding sequence ATGTCCCAGGCCAAACCGATCAAAGACGTAGTCCGGAAGAAGTATGCGGCGCTGGCACAAGGTGCCGCTTCACCGTGCTGTGCCAAAGACCCTTGTTGCGGTGATGCCACCAGCGACATCTCGACCGGATACTCGCGCGAGGAACTGTCACGCATACCGCAGAAGGCAAATCTCGGACTGGGGTGCGGCAATCCCATCGCGCAAGCGGGGATTCATTCGGGCGAGATTGTCGTGGATCTCGGTTCCGGTGCGGGGATCGATTGTTTCCTGGCCGCCCAAAGAGTCGGAGAACGCGGGTATGTGATCGGCATCGACATGACCGAAGCGATGCTGGATCGCGCCCGGGAGAACGCGCGCAGCGGCGGTTATACAAATGTCGAGTTTCGGCTCGGAGAGATCGAAGACATACCGGTCGACCCCGGTTCGATCGATCTGGTCATCTCAAACTGTGTAATCAACCTGGCGCCGGACAAAGAGCGCGTCTTCCGGGAAATCTACCGCATCTTGCGTCCGGGAGGACGCTTTTGCGTTTCGGACGTGGTCGCCAAGGGAACGATCCCGGCGGACGTGCGGGCCGATATGGAGAAATGGGCCGGATGTATCGCGGGCGCCCTGGACAAGCAGGAGTACCTCGATATTGTCCGGCGCGTCGGCTTCGGCGACATCACGATCAAGTCGGAAGTCGATTACGACTATCAGAAGTCCGACGGCTATTCACTGGCCTCGATTACGCTGTTGGCACGCAAGCCCAACGGCTTTGCCGGCTGA
- a CDS encoding metalloregulator ArsR/SmtB family transcription factor: MTKRAPGPVDLSPALRALSDPTRLKIMLMLEGRRRTVGEIVEFFALSQPTISRHLQALAQAGLVRRERQGQRVFYAIATERMRTVCIDLAACFPCCCRSIEIIAVGPSATARARRTRTETHSRSRKGGTS; encoded by the coding sequence ATGACGAAGCGTGCCCCCGGTCCTGTTGATCTGTCCCCCGCGCTGCGGGCGCTGTCCGATCCCACCCGGCTGAAGATCATGCTCATGCTGGAGGGAAGGAGACGGACCGTCGGCGAAATCGTGGAGTTCTTCGCCCTGTCGCAGCCGACGATTTCCCGTCACCTGCAGGCGCTGGCCCAGGCGGGATTGGTGCGACGCGAACGTCAGGGGCAGCGCGTGTTCTACGCCATCGCTACCGAACGCATGCGCACTGTCTGCATCGACCTGGCGGCCTGTTTCCCCTGCTGCTGCCGGTCCATCGAGATCATCGCCGTCGGTCCGTCGGCAACTGCAAGAGCACGGCGGACCCGAACCGAAACGCACAGCCGAAGTCGGAAAGGAGGGACGTCATGA
- the lepB gene encoding signal peptidase I: MAVAARKQRSAVRDYLEAILVAAIVAVVLRTFVVQAYRIPSDSMVNTLLPGDYLLVSKLAYQLGDPKPGDIMVFQYPLNPSKDFVKRCIAVEGQSVEIRDKVVYVNGTPAPVPAELTFLDSRTLPANLSNRDNFGPVNVPPGHIFVLGDNRDDSRDSRDWGFLDRKLIRGKALFVYWSWAPDPDAPKWESPYILPLLTIPFYNLAHFPQRVRWSRIGHGL; the protein is encoded by the coding sequence ATGGCCGTGGCAGCAAGGAAGCAGCGCAGTGCGGTGCGGGATTACCTGGAAGCGATCCTGGTGGCCGCCATCGTCGCCGTGGTCCTGCGGACATTCGTCGTGCAGGCTTACCGCATTCCCTCCGATTCGATGGTCAACACGCTTCTGCCCGGCGACTACCTCTTGGTCAGCAAGCTGGCATACCAGCTCGGAGATCCCAAGCCGGGCGACATCATGGTCTTTCAATACCCGCTGAATCCTTCGAAGGATTTCGTCAAACGGTGCATCGCCGTGGAAGGCCAGAGCGTGGAAATCCGGGACAAGGTCGTCTATGTGAACGGCACTCCGGCGCCGGTGCCTGCCGAGTTGACGTTCTTGGACTCGCGCACGCTTCCGGCCAATCTCTCCAACCGCGACAACTTCGGACCGGTCAATGTTCCGCCGGGGCATATCTTCGTGTTGGGTGACAACCGCGATGATTCGCGCGACTCGCGGGACTGGGGTTTTCTGGATCGGAAGTTGATTCGCGGCAAGGCGTTGTTTGTCTATTGGTCATGGGCGCCCGACCCCGATGCGCCCAAGTGGGAAAGCCCGTACATTCTACCTTTGTTGACGATCCCGTTCTACAATCTGGCCCACTTCCCGCAGCGCGTGCGCTGGAGCCGCATCGGCCACGGGCTGTGA
- a CDS encoding ABC transporter permease yields the protein MNVLVAMAVKDLRLLGRDKFALFWVLVFPLLMALFFGAIFSSEGRSISRLRIAAVDEAGTEQAERLIRQLEKSSALSVRRMPKDSARALVGAGRLVAYVAVGPGENRARNMGPWEPPGIEIGIDPARKAEAGYLQGLVTEAYFTQLQAVTTDPAQSRDWIRGSLAVLDSAREMPGEKRQVLKDLLTALDNYGTVFDSASRAQSSPFAKLNIAMTEITARAKHPRSSFEITFPQAMLWGLLGVTLAFAHSIVGERTGGTWLRLRVAPISRGQILAGKALASLIACVTISVFLILVGRAIFGVRLTNPLGVVVAILSCALCFSGLVMMISVLGKTQQAVAGAGWGIMLIMAMIGGGMVPLMVMPSWMLVLSNISPVKWGIYGLEGAIWRGFTLSQMMFPAGILVIVGAVAFTIGVVILSRSDG from the coding sequence ATGAATGTCCTGGTCGCCATGGCGGTCAAAGACCTGCGCCTTCTGGGGCGGGACAAGTTTGCTCTGTTCTGGGTGTTGGTGTTCCCCCTGCTGATGGCGTTGTTCTTTGGCGCCATCTTTTCATCCGAAGGTCGGAGCATCTCGCGGCTCCGGATCGCCGCCGTCGATGAGGCAGGCACCGAACAGGCGGAGCGACTGATCCGGCAGTTGGAGAAATCCAGCGCTCTGTCGGTGCGACGAATGCCCAAGGACTCCGCGCGGGCGCTGGTCGGCGCGGGACGGCTGGTCGCCTATGTTGCGGTCGGACCAGGAGAGAACCGGGCTCGCAACATGGGTCCATGGGAGCCCCCCGGAATCGAGATTGGCATCGATCCCGCGCGCAAGGCCGAGGCCGGATACTTGCAGGGATTGGTCACCGAGGCCTACTTCACGCAACTGCAGGCGGTGACCACGGACCCGGCACAATCCCGGGATTGGATCCGAGGCAGTCTGGCCGTCCTTGACTCGGCCCGCGAAATGCCCGGCGAGAAGCGTCAGGTGCTGAAGGATCTCCTCACGGCTCTTGATAACTATGGCACGGTATTCGACTCGGCGAGCCGCGCGCAGTCGTCCCCGTTCGCCAAGTTGAACATCGCGATGACCGAAATCACCGCCCGTGCGAAGCACCCGCGCTCGAGTTTCGAAATCACCTTTCCCCAGGCGATGCTGTGGGGACTGTTGGGCGTCACGCTGGCCTTCGCCCACTCGATTGTCGGCGAGCGCACAGGCGGCACCTGGCTTCGACTCCGTGTCGCGCCGATCAGCCGGGGACAGATTCTCGCCGGGAAGGCGCTGGCGAGTCTGATCGCCTGCGTGACCATCAGCGTCTTCCTCATACTGGTGGGGCGCGCCATCTTCGGCGTCCGGTTGACCAATCCTCTCGGTGTGGTCGTCGCCATCCTCAGTTGCGCGCTCTGTTTCTCCGGGTTGGTGATGATGATCAGTGTCCTCGGCAAGACCCAGCAGGCAGTCGCCGGCGCCGGGTGGGGGATCATGCTGATCATGGCGATGATCGGCGGCGGCATGGTGCCTCTGATGGTCATGCCCTCCTGGATGCTGGTGCTCAGCAACATCAGCCCGGTGAAATGGGGAATCTACGGGCTGGAGGGCGCCATCTGGCGTGGCTTCACCCTGTCGCAGATGATGTTCCCCGCCGGGATTCTCGTCATCGTCGGCGCCGTCGCCTTCACCATCGGTGTCGTCATCCTCTCCCGCAGCGACGGGTAA
- a CDS encoding ABC transporter ATP-binding protein translates to MIRADNLRKRYGALTAVDGVSFAIHPGETFGLLGPNGAGKTTTINLIVGSLVPDAGAVFIDGKADPTNAAVRRQIGYAPQALALYEELTAHENLAFFGRLYGLESRRLRERVDYALDLAGLTDRRGDKVTTFSGGMKRRLNIACAIVADPPVLLLDEPTAGVDPQSRNLIFDKIALLRRQGRTIVYTTHYMEEAQRLCDRVAIMDHGRILALDTVERLIELHGGTSVIEAELDAIPDNLESMGASIDGDRLRLETDRPLEELARLTGSGMRLRTLRLDRADLETVFLNLTGRRLRD, encoded by the coding sequence ATGATCCGAGCCGACAATCTGCGGAAGCGATACGGCGCGCTCACCGCCGTGGACGGCGTCTCGTTTGCGATCCACCCCGGTGAGACCTTCGGGCTTCTCGGCCCCAATGGCGCCGGCAAGACCACGACGATCAATCTGATCGTGGGGAGTCTGGTGCCTGATGCGGGCGCCGTGTTCATCGACGGGAAGGCCGATCCGACCAATGCCGCGGTGCGTCGCCAGATCGGGTACGCGCCGCAGGCGTTGGCGCTCTATGAGGAGTTGACCGCCCATGAGAACCTGGCCTTCTTCGGCCGGTTGTATGGGTTAGAGTCACGACGCCTGCGCGAACGCGTCGACTACGCCCTCGATCTCGCCGGTCTGACCGACCGTCGGGGGGACAAGGTCACAACATTCTCGGGGGGCATGAAACGCCGGTTGAACATCGCCTGCGCGATTGTCGCCGACCCTCCGGTTCTCCTCTTGGATGAGCCGACGGCCGGTGTCGACCCCCAGTCGCGGAATCTGATCTTCGACAAGATCGCGTTGTTGCGCCGCCAGGGACGCACGATCGTCTACACGACACACTATATGGAGGAAGCGCAGCGACTGTGCGACCGGGTGGCGATCATGGACCACGGTCGGATTCTCGCTCTGGACACAGTCGAGCGTCTGATCGAGCTACATGGCGGCACATCCGTCATCGAGGCGGAGCTGGACGCGATACCCGACAACCTCGAGTCGATGGGCGCCTCCATCGACGGCGATCGGTTGCGTCTGGAGACAGACAGACCATTGGAGGAACTGGCACGGCTGACCGGGTCGGGGATGCGCCTGCGGACGTTGCGACTCGACCGGGCCGATCTGGAAACCGTCTTCCTGAACCTGACCGGCCGGAGATTGCGCGACTGA